The proteins below are encoded in one region of Bacillus vallismortis:
- a CDS encoding YegS/Rv2252/BmrU family lipid kinase, protein MSHWFFIINPTAGHRNGLRVWKSIQKELVKRKVEHRSFLTEHPGHAEVLARQISTIQEYKLKRLIVIGGDGTMHEVVNGLKDVDDIELSFVPAGAYNDFSRGFSIKKMDLIQEIRKQKRPLTRTFHLGSVQFLQDKSQILFFMNHIGIGFDAYVNKKAMEFPLRRVLLFLRLRFLVYPLSHLHASATFKPFSLACTTEGETHEFHDVWFAIVSNHPFYGGGMKAAPLANPREKAFDIVIVENQPFLKKYWLLCLMAFGKHTKMAGVTMFKAKDITFYTKDKIPFHADGEIMGTTPFRLASSPSPLKIKT, encoded by the coding sequence ATGAGCCATTGGTTTTTTATTATTAATCCGACAGCGGGGCATCGAAACGGCCTGCGTGTTTGGAAGTCTATTCAAAAGGAATTGGTCAAACGAAAAGTCGAGCACCGCTCATTTTTAACTGAACACCCGGGACACGCAGAGGTGCTCGCCAGGCAGATTTCAACGATACAGGAATACAAGCTGAAGCGCCTGATTGTCATTGGCGGAGACGGAACCATGCATGAAGTTGTCAACGGACTGAAAGATGTTGACGATATCGAACTAAGTTTTGTGCCAGCGGGTGCATATAATGATTTTTCGAGAGGATTTTCTATTAAAAAAATGGATCTGATACAGGAAATCAGGAAGCAAAAGCGTCCGTTAACCAGAACCTTTCATTTAGGGAGCGTTCAATTCCTTCAGGATAAATCACAGATCCTTTTTTTTATGAATCATATCGGGATCGGGTTTGACGCATATGTCAATAAAAAGGCGATGGAATTTCCGTTAAGACGGGTTTTACTGTTTCTGCGCCTGCGATTTCTTGTGTACCCGCTTTCCCATTTGCACGCCTCGGCGACCTTTAAGCCGTTTTCATTAGCTTGTACAACGGAAGGCGAGACGCATGAATTTCATGATGTGTGGTTTGCGATTGTATCCAACCATCCATTTTATGGGGGCGGCATGAAGGCGGCGCCGCTTGCAAATCCGCGCGAGAAGGCATTTGATATCGTGATCGTTGAAAATCAGCCGTTTTTGAAAAAATATTGGCTATTATGTCTGATGGCTTTTGGTAAACATACAAAGATGGCCGGCGTTACGATGTTTAAAGCAAAAGACATTACGTTTTACACGAAGGACAAAATTCCGTTTCATGCTGACGGTGAAATCATGGGAACCACCCCGTTTCGTTTGGCATCCAGTCCTTCACCCCTAAAGATCAAAACATAA
- a CDS encoding phosphotransferase family protein produces MNWLGQLLGSDWEIFPAGGATGDAYYAKHNGQQLFLKRNSSPFLAVLSAEGIVPKLVWTKRMENGDVITAQHWMTGRELKPKDMSERPVAELLRKIHTSKALLDMLKRLGKEPLNPGALLSQLKQAVFAVQQSSPLIQEGIKYLEEHLHEVHFGEKVVCHCDVNHNNWLLSEDNQLYLIDWDGAMIADPAMDLGPLLYHYVEKPAWESWLSMYGIELTEGLRLRMAWYVLAETITFIAWHHAKGNDKRFHDAMEELHILMKRIAE; encoded by the coding sequence ATGAACTGGTTGGGACAATTACTAGGTAGCGATTGGGAGATCTTCCCCGCCGGAGGAGCTACAGGAGATGCATATTATGCGAAACATAACGGGCAGCAGCTTTTTTTAAAACGTAATAGCTCACCTTTTTTAGCTGTTTTATCCGCCGAAGGCATTGTTCCGAAGCTGGTTTGGACAAAACGGATGGAAAATGGGGACGTGATAACGGCCCAGCACTGGATGACCGGCAGAGAGCTGAAGCCAAAAGATATGAGCGAACGGCCCGTTGCTGAATTGCTTCGTAAAATACACACATCAAAAGCCTTGCTGGACATGCTGAAGAGACTTGGAAAAGAACCGCTGAACCCGGGGGCTCTTTTGTCTCAGCTTAAGCAGGCTGTATTTGCTGTGCAGCAATCTTCGCCGCTGATTCAAGAAGGGATCAAGTATTTAGAAGAACATCTGCATGAAGTGCATTTCGGTGAGAAAGTCGTTTGCCATTGTGATGTCAATCATAATAACTGGCTATTGTCTGAAGACAACCAGCTGTATTTAATTGACTGGGACGGCGCCATGATCGCCGATCCGGCGATGGATCTCGGCCCTTTGCTGTACCACTACGTCGAAAAGCCAGCTTGGGAGAGCTGGCTGAGCATGTACGGCATTGAGCTAACAGAGGGCCTGCGCCTACGAATGGCTTGGTATGTGTTAGCTGAAACAATCACTTTCATCGCCTGGCATCATGCAAAAGGCAATGATAAGAGATTTCATGATGCGATGGAAGAACTGCATATACTCATGAAACGTATCGCTGAATAA
- the trmB gene encoding tRNA (guanosine(46)-N7)-methyltransferase TrmB, giving the protein MRMRHKPWADDFLAENANIAISNPADYKGKWNTVFGNDNPIHIEVGTGKGQFISGMGKQNPDINYIGIELFKSVIVTAVQKVKDSEVPNVKLLNIDADTLTDVFEPGEVKRVYLNFSDPWPKKRHEKRRLTYSHFLKKYEEVMGKGGAIHFKTDNRGLFEYSLKSFSEYGLLLTYVSLDLHNSHLEGNIMTEYEEKFSALGQPIYRAEVEWRT; this is encoded by the coding sequence ATGAGAATGCGCCACAAGCCTTGGGCTGATGACTTTTTGGCTGAAAACGCAAATATTGCCATCAGCAACCCTGCTGATTATAAAGGAAAATGGAACACAGTGTTTGGCAACGACAATCCCATTCATATCGAGGTGGGGACAGGAAAAGGGCAATTTATTTCTGGAATGGGCAAACAAAATCCAGACATCAATTATATTGGAATTGAGTTATTTAAAAGCGTTATCGTGACAGCCGTGCAAAAAGTAAAAGATAGTGAAGTGCCAAATGTAAAACTTCTGAATATAGATGCGGACACGTTGACGGATGTATTTGAGCCAGGTGAGGTCAAACGGGTTTACTTAAACTTTTCTGATCCTTGGCCGAAGAAACGCCATGAAAAACGCCGTCTGACATATTCCCACTTCCTCAAAAAATATGAAGAAGTAATGGGGAAAGGCGGAGCGATTCATTTTAAAACGGACAACCGCGGCTTGTTTGAGTACTCTTTGAAGAGCTTCTCTGAGTACGGCCTGCTGCTGACATATGTCAGTCTCGACCTGCATAACAGCCATCTGGAAGGCAATATTATGACAGAATATGAAGAAAAATTCTCAGCGCTCGGCCAGCCGATCTATCGGGCTGAGGTTGAATGGAGAACATAA
- a CDS encoding YtzH-like family protein, with protein sequence MGLHYEHQVHLLKDILTDHQLDCCGTVAEYEQLERVIKSLMANTELDSNFKNVLEDVYRYSQSGISSKSIDSHIQEHQTSLSQWVEQMDSYS encoded by the coding sequence ATGGGTTTACATTATGAGCATCAAGTTCATTTATTAAAGGATATATTGACTGACCATCAATTGGACTGCTGCGGAACCGTTGCAGAGTACGAGCAGCTTGAACGCGTGATTAAATCGCTCATGGCAAACACCGAGCTTGATTCAAACTTCAAAAACGTGCTTGAAGATGTTTACCGCTACAGCCAATCAGGAATATCGTCCAAATCCATCGACTCACACATACAAGAGCATCAGACCAGCCTGTCTCAATGGGTAGAGCAAATGGATTCATATTCCTGA
- a CDS encoding NAD-dependent malic enzyme, which produces MKQFKVTNEGDIQTTLRGLEILSVPFLNKGVAFTEEERKELGLKGFLPPKVLTIEDQAKRAYEQYSAQPDDLSKNVYLTALHDRNETLFYRLLNDHLGEMLPIVYTPTVGTAIQRYSHEYRKPRGLYLSIDDPDGMREAFKQYKDQRDTIDLIVATDAEGILGIGDWGVGGIAISIGKLAVYTAAAGIDPSRVLAVVLDAGTNQESLLNDPLYVGNQHSRVRGERYDQFIDEYVALARESFPNALLHWEDFGAKNARSILKRYKDKICTFNDDIQGTGAVSLAAVLSCAKASKVPLRDHRVVIFGAGTAGIGIAEQLREALVREGLSEEESFNRFWCIDRNGLLTDDMEQLLDFQKPYARPADEVKDYQRNGEGGGIDLLEVVRQAKPTILIGTSTVSGAFTEEIVKEMASHVKRPAILPMSNPTALSEAKPQDLIKWTEGRALVTTGSPFAPVEYDGVTYHIGQANNALVFPGLGLGTIVTKSKLITDGMFEACARAIASMVNVGVPGAPMLPKIEDLRTVSATVAVEVAKTAIKEGVATEEPEDIIQAVQDAMWYPVYKPIRAIS; this is translated from the coding sequence GTGAAACAATTCAAAGTAACAAACGAAGGAGACATTCAAACAACATTAAGAGGCCTTGAAATACTCTCTGTTCCTTTTTTGAACAAAGGTGTTGCTTTTACTGAGGAAGAAAGAAAAGAACTGGGGTTAAAAGGCTTTCTCCCGCCAAAGGTATTAACGATTGAAGATCAGGCGAAAAGGGCGTATGAACAATATTCCGCTCAGCCTGATGATTTGAGCAAAAATGTGTATTTAACCGCGCTGCATGATCGGAATGAAACGCTGTTTTACCGCCTGTTAAATGATCACTTAGGGGAAATGCTACCGATTGTCTATACACCCACAGTTGGAACGGCGATCCAGAGATACAGCCATGAATACAGAAAGCCAAGAGGGCTTTACCTATCAATCGATGACCCAGACGGTATGAGAGAAGCATTCAAACAGTATAAAGATCAACGCGATACAATCGATTTAATCGTTGCAACGGATGCGGAAGGAATTTTAGGAATCGGAGACTGGGGTGTCGGCGGAATCGCGATTTCTATTGGCAAGCTGGCGGTTTATACGGCGGCTGCCGGCATAGATCCAAGCAGAGTGCTGGCTGTTGTTTTAGATGCGGGGACAAACCAGGAGAGCCTCTTGAACGACCCGCTTTATGTCGGCAACCAGCATTCCAGAGTGCGCGGTGAACGCTATGACCAATTTATTGACGAGTATGTTGCGCTCGCGAGAGAATCATTCCCGAATGCGTTGCTGCACTGGGAGGATTTTGGAGCGAAAAACGCGCGCAGCATTTTGAAACGTTATAAAGACAAAATTTGTACATTTAATGATGATATCCAAGGAACAGGCGCGGTTTCACTGGCGGCCGTTTTATCTTGTGCAAAAGCGTCTAAAGTGCCGCTGAGAGATCACAGAGTCGTCATATTCGGAGCGGGGACGGCAGGAATCGGGATTGCTGAACAGCTGCGCGAGGCTTTGGTGCGTGAAGGATTGAGTGAGGAAGAATCTTTCAACCGCTTCTGGTGCATAGACCGAAACGGACTGTTAACAGATGATATGGAGCAGCTTCTTGATTTCCAAAAGCCTTACGCGCGTCCGGCTGATGAGGTCAAGGATTATCAGCGGAACGGAGAAGGAGGAGGCATTGATCTCCTTGAAGTGGTCCGGCAGGCGAAACCGACGATCCTGATCGGCACATCAACTGTTTCGGGCGCATTTACTGAAGAAATTGTTAAAGAAATGGCTTCACATGTGAAACGGCCGGCCATTTTGCCAATGTCGAATCCGACCGCTCTTTCCGAAGCGAAACCTCAGGATTTGATCAAATGGACGGAAGGCCGCGCACTTGTCACGACAGGAAGCCCGTTTGCGCCTGTGGAATATGACGGCGTCACGTACCATATCGGCCAGGCAAACAACGCGCTTGTTTTTCCTGGTCTCGGGCTTGGAACGATTGTCACCAAATCAAAATTAATAACTGATGGCATGTTCGAAGCATGTGCCCGGGCGATCGCAAGTATGGTCAATGTCGGAGTGCCTGGCGCGCCGATGCTGCCGAAGATAGAGGATTTGCGGACTGTATCGGCAACCGTTGCGGTGGAAGTGGCTAAAACAGCGATTAAGGAAGGCGTTGCGACGGAAGAGCCTGAAGACATCATACAGGCTGTGCAGGACGCCATGTGGTATCCGGTATACAAACCGATACGCGCGATTTCATAA
- the pulA gene encoding type I pullulanase, producing the protein MVSIRRSFEAYVDDVNIITVLIPAEQKGIMKPPFRLETETTDVPLIVREEYPLEEKYKYVCVADRAVTLGTTHAVSASSGDKTDLQIGAVIRTGAFDDEFYYDGELGAVYTADYTEFKVWAPAAASAAVRLSHPNKSGRTFQMVRMEKGVYTVTVAGDLHGYEYVFCICNNSEWTETVDPYAKAVTVNGEKGVVLRPDQMKEGDPLAPFSNPVDAVIYEMHIRDFSTDENSGMKNKGKYLALTETDTQTANGCSSGLAYVKELGVTHVELLPVNDFAGVDEEKPLDAYNWGYNPLHFFAPEGSYASTPHDPQIRKTELKQMIKTLHQHGLRVILDVVFNHVYERENSPFEKTVPGYFFRHDEFGMPSNGTGVGNDIASERRMARKFIADCVIYWIEEYDADGFRFDLLGILDMDTVLYMKEKATAVKPGILLFGEGWDLATPLPHEQKATLANASKMPGIGFFNDMFRDAVKGNTFHLMAAGFALGCGEAAETVMHGIAGSSGWKALAPIVPEPSQSINYVESHDNHTFWDKMSFALPQETDSRKRSRQRLAAAIILLAQGVPFIHSGQEFFRTKQGVENSYQSSDSINQLDWGRRETFKEDVDYIRRLISLRKAHPAFRLRSAADIKRHLECLTLNELLIAYRLFDLGEVDEWEDIIVIHHASPESVEWKLPNDKTYRLLCDTSGFRQDLKEIKKAVAVNGLGTVILYLASDLKSFA; encoded by the coding sequence ATGGTCAGTATCCGCCGCAGCTTTGAAGCGTATGTCGATGACGTGAATATCATTACGGTTCTAATTCCGGCTGAACAAAAAGGCATCATGAAACCGCCTTTTCGGCTGGAGACAGAAACAACAGATGTCCCTTTGATTGTCAGGGAGGAATATCCGCTTGAAGAAAAATATAAGTACGTCTGCGTAGCGGACCGTGCAGTGACTCTCGGGACAACACATGCGGTGAGTGCGTCCAGCGGCGACAAAACGGATCTCCAAATAGGCGCGGTCATCCGGACGGGCGCGTTTGATGATGAATTTTATTATGACGGAGAGCTGGGGGCTGTTTATACTGCGGATTATACTGAATTTAAAGTATGGGCGCCTGCCGCGGCCTCGGCTGCTGTCAGGCTTTCACATCCGAATAAAAGCGGGCGCACATTCCAAATGGTTCGGATGGAAAAAGGCGTCTACACCGTAACTGTCGCCGGTGATCTTCACGGGTATGAATATGTGTTCTGCATTTGCAACAATTCAGAATGGACGGAAACCGTTGACCCGTATGCAAAGGCCGTGACGGTAAATGGGGAGAAGGGTGTCGTCCTGCGTCCGGATCAAATGAAAGAGGGCGACCCTCTCGCACCATTCTCCAATCCTGTGGATGCTGTCATTTACGAGATGCACATCCGCGACTTCTCCACCGATGAAAACAGCGGCATGAAAAACAAGGGAAAATACTTAGCGCTGACGGAAACTGATACGCAAACCGCAAATGGCTGTTCTTCCGGACTGGCGTATGTAAAAGAGCTCGGCGTTACACATGTAGAGCTTCTGCCGGTAAATGATTTTGCCGGAGTTGATGAAGAGAAGCCGCTTGATGCTTACAATTGGGGATATAACCCGCTTCATTTTTTTGCCCCGGAGGGAAGTTACGCCTCAACTCCTCATGATCCTCAAATAAGAAAAACAGAGTTAAAACAAATGATCAAAACCCTTCATCAGCATGGCCTGCGCGTCATTTTGGATGTTGTCTTTAACCATGTGTACGAAAGGGAGAATTCCCCTTTTGAAAAGACAGTGCCAGGCTATTTTTTCCGGCATGACGAATTTGGGATGCCGTCAAACGGCACAGGCGTTGGCAATGACATCGCGTCAGAAAGACGGATGGCGAGAAAATTCATCGCGGATTGCGTCATCTATTGGATTGAGGAATACGATGCCGACGGCTTCCGCTTTGATCTGCTCGGTATTTTAGATATGGACACCGTGCTTTACATGAAAGAAAAAGCAACAGCGGTAAAGCCCGGAATTCTGCTTTTTGGAGAAGGATGGGATTTGGCGACACCGCTGCCTCATGAACAGAAAGCCACTTTGGCGAATGCTTCAAAAATGCCGGGCATCGGCTTTTTTAATGATATGTTTCGTGATGCTGTGAAAGGGAACACCTTTCATCTCATGGCAGCGGGCTTTGCGCTCGGCTGCGGTGAAGCAGCGGAAACCGTTATGCACGGAATTGCCGGGTCTTCGGGATGGAAGGCATTAGCACCAATCGTTCCTGAACCGAGCCAGTCCATCAATTATGTTGAGTCACACGACAATCACACTTTTTGGGATAAAATGTCCTTTGCGCTGCCTCAAGAAACTGACAGCCGAAAGAGAAGCAGACAAAGGCTGGCAGCCGCGATTATCTTGCTTGCCCAGGGAGTGCCGTTTATTCACAGCGGACAGGAATTTTTCCGAACGAAGCAGGGTGTGGAAAACAGCTATCAATCCAGTGACAGCATCAACCAGCTGGATTGGGGTCGGCGTGAAACATTCAAAGAAGATGTTGACTACATCCGCAGACTGATTTCGCTAAGAAAAGCGCACCCGGCGTTCCGTCTCAGATCGGCTGCAGACATCAAGCGCCATTTGGAATGTTTGACGCTCAACGAACTCCTCATCGCATACAGGCTTTTTGATCTCGGCGAGGTTGATGAATGGGAAGACATCATCGTGATCCACCACGCGAGTCCGGAATCTGTGGAGTGGAAGTTGCCAAACGACAAAACGTACCGGCTTTTATGTGATACATCGGGTTTTCGGCAAGACCTGAAAGAAATCAAGAAAGCGGTTGCGGTAAACGGTCTCGGAACGGTTATCTTATATTTAGCATCAGATCTTAAGAGTTTTGCTTGA
- a CDS encoding YtnP family quorum-quenching lactonase produces the protein METMKMGNFTLTWLNGGVTHMDGGAMFGVVPKPLWSKKYPVNEKNQIELRTDPILIQKDGLNIIVDAGIGSGKLTDKQKRNYGVTQESNVKTSLAALGLTVNDIDAVAMTHLHFDHACGLTEYEGEQLVSVFPNAVIYASAVEWNEMRHPNIRSKNTYWKENWEAVAGQVKTFEDTFTITEGITLHHTGGHSNGHSVLICEDASETAVHMADLMPTHAHQNPLWVLAYDDYPMTSIPQKQKWQAFAAEKDAWFIFYHDAQYRALKWDENGSIKDAVKRIKQ, from the coding sequence ATGGAAACAATGAAAATGGGAAATTTCACGTTGACCTGGCTTAACGGAGGCGTGACACATATGGACGGAGGCGCCATGTTCGGCGTTGTTCCAAAGCCGCTATGGTCTAAAAAATATCCAGTTAATGAAAAAAACCAGATTGAACTAAGGACAGATCCGATTCTCATTCAAAAGGACGGGCTCAATATTATCGTCGACGCCGGGATTGGTTCCGGCAAGCTGACTGATAAACAAAAACGAAACTATGGTGTGACACAGGAGTCGAATGTGAAAACCTCATTAGCGGCACTCGGATTAACGGTGAATGATATTGACGCTGTCGCTATGACACACCTCCATTTCGACCATGCCTGCGGTTTGACGGAATATGAAGGAGAGCAACTCGTGTCAGTTTTTCCGAATGCAGTGATTTATGCATCAGCTGTTGAGTGGAATGAAATGCGCCATCCTAATATCAGGTCAAAAAATACGTACTGGAAAGAAAACTGGGAGGCTGTTGCCGGCCAAGTCAAAACCTTTGAAGACACCTTCACGATCACAGAGGGGATTACGCTGCATCACACCGGGGGCCATAGCAACGGCCACAGTGTACTTATATGCGAGGATGCGAGTGAAACCGCCGTACATATGGCTGATCTGATGCCGACACACGCCCACCAAAATCCCCTATGGGTGCTGGCTTATGATGATTATCCGATGACCTCCATCCCGCAAAAGCAGAAATGGCAGGCATTCGCGGCGGAAAAAGACGCTTGGTTTATTTTTTATCACGATGCCCAATACCGTGCGCTGAAATGGGATGAGAATGGAAGTATCAAAGATGCAGTCAAGCGCATAAAGCAATAG